ACCTGATCGACGATGCCGACGATGACGGCGTCGACCGGAGCCTCGGCCAGCCCCGCGGCGGCACGGGCCGAAGAGCCGCGCACGACGATGACGCGCTCGCCTTCACCGGCGCCCACCGTGTCGATCGCCACGGTCGCCGCGGCCCTGGCGTCGCGTTCCTCCGCGTCGGCCACCAACAGCAGCTTGTACCCCTGCAACTGCGGGACCTTCTGGCTCGCGACGACCGTGCCGATGACCGTCATAATGTCCATTGTGTGCCAACGAATGAGACATCGCCTGCGATGTCAACGGCGATTCTGTCGCGTCCCAGGCGAGCGAAGCTACCCGAAGAAGCGTTTGACGATGTAGGCGGCGACGTAGGCGATGGCGCCGCAGATCGGGAAGGTGAGCACCCAGGCCAGCGCGACATGTCCGGCGATGTCCCAGCGGACATGCCGGAGCTTGCGCGAGGCGGCCACGCCCATCATCGAGGTGATAATGGTGTGGGTGGTTGACAACGGAATGCCGAAGCGCGAGGCGAAGAAGATGGTGCCGCCGGCGGCCACCTGGGCGCAGAACCCCTGCCAGGGGCGCAAGTCGACCATCTTCATGCCCATTTCCTGGATGATCTTCCAGCCGCCCACCGACGTTCCCAATCCCATGACCAGGGCACAGACGAGCACGACCCAGATGGGCACCTGGAACGTCGAGGTCACCCCGCCCAGCAGAAGCACGAGGGCAAAGACGCCGATGAACTTCTGTCCGTCGTTGGAGCCGTGATTGAACGCCATGAAGGCGGCGGTGATGATCTGCCAGCGTCGGAAGGACTTGCCGGTGCTCGATGGCGGACTGGAGGCCACGGCGCGCCGCACCAGCCGTGTGAAGAAAAACGCAAAGAGGAATCCGACCACACCGGAGAGGAACAGGCCGATCAGGACCTTCCTCCACCCTTCCCAGAGCAGGGCCTCCGGACCGGCAACGGCCAGCGATGCCCCGGCCAGACCCGCCACCAGCGCGTGGGACTCGCTGGTCGGCATGCCGAAGCGCGCGGCGACGCTGCTCCAGATGATGATGCCCAAGAGCGCCGCCCCAATGGTCGGAAGGTTTATAGCCCCACTGTCGACAATTCCCTTGCCGATGGTAGCGGCGACGGCGGTGCCGGAGAAGACGCCGATGACATTGAAGACCACGGCCATCGCCACCGCGCTGCCACGGGACATGACGCGGGTGGAGACCACGGTCGCAATCGCATTGGGCGCATCGGTCCAGCCGTTGACGAACTCCGCGGCCAGAATGAGCAGGATGACGACGATCAGGACCGGATCCATCGACGGCTCTTAGCTCTCTTTGCGGGCAATCGACATGGCCAGCGTGGCCACGTGATGGCAGGAATCGGTCACATCCTCGAGTTTTTCGAAGATCGACTGCCAGACCAGGATGGCCTTGGCATCATGCTCGTGGACGAAGACGGTGGCCAGACTGTCGGTTAAGAGCCGGTCGCCATCCTCCTCGAGGGCCTCGATGCGGGAGACCCGCTCGCGCAGGCGCAGGACATCGGGCTTGGCCATCCCGGCGATGATTCCGATCAATTCGCGGCACATCTCCACGATCAGCTTGCAGAACTCGATCGCCTCCGACCGTCCCTCGACGATGTGGTAGGCCTTGACGTAGATGACCACCTTCTTGATCTGGTCGATGACGCGGTCGAGCTCGTGGACCAGCTTGTCGATGTCGTCCTTGTGCAGGCGGGTGATGAAGGTCTTGTCGACGATCAAGTGGATGTGCTCCTTGAAATCGTCGCCGGCGTGCTCCATCTCGATCACCTTGGCGGCGACGGTGGCGACATACTCGCGTCCTTTGCTGATGTTGAGAAACAGCGAGTGCAGTTCATCGGCGCAGGCGGCCGTGTTGCGGATGTGCTTCTCGAAGAGATCCTGGATTCGATCGTCGCGAGTTTCCCCGAAGAGCATAGCCCCTCCTTGAGTGCCTTTGCACGGTGACGCGCCACTGGGCGGCCGCGGATGATACGGCGGACGCTGTCCAAATTCCACCGCCCCGCGCAGGCACGGTTGTCCGCACCGGTTTGAGTGACAGGGTGTGGATAAGTCGGGTTGGCTGGCAGTTTCCCCATGTCGCTTATCCCTGAGAGTTCGCAGTAGCCCTTGCCGGGCCGGGCAGTTAGATTCCGGCCCCGGGGACAAGTCGGGCATACGCCCGAAACATTCGCCGTCGATCCCCGTAAACCCAAGCGCAGGCACAAGGTGGCCGAGAGCGACGAACAATTAATCAAAGATGCCCTCGCCGGCGATCAACGTGCCTACAAGGAGTTGTTGGCGCGGCACCGACAATCAATCTTCCACGTGATCTTCAAGATTGTCCGGAGCAACGAGGAAGCCGCCGACCTGGTGCAGGAAACGTTCATGAAGGCCTTCGGGTCGCTGGCCTCCTACCGGTTCGAGTACCGGTTTTCGACCTGGCTTTACAAGATTGCGGCGAACAATGCGATCGATCATCTGCGAAAAAAACGCATCGAGGCGCTCTCGCTGGACCGTCCGGTCCAGACCAAGGACGGCGAAGTCGCGCTCGAAATCCCCGACTGGTCGCAGAATCCCGAAGAGGATCTTTACCGCAAGCGGCGGGCGGTCACCATTGGCGATGCCATCGATGCCCTCCCCGCCAAATACCGCGAAGTCATCGTGCTGCGTCACCAGCAGGACCGCTCGTACGAGGAGATCGCCGAGCAACTGCACATCCCGGTGGGAACCGTCAAGGCCCGCATCTTTCGCGCCCGCGAACTGCTCAAGAAGAAACTTAAAGGTATCGTGTAGTCGCTTCCCGACACGTGGAGGTATCAGATGCGCATGACCCGTCCCGTCCTGGCCGGGGCCACGCTGACGGTGGCGCTCGCTTTGGGTGTCACCGCGTCGGCCCGGACGTTGGAGACCTTCAAGCACTCCGAGACCCGCACCTTGGACGTCGGCACCGCGCCGCATGTCGTCATTGAGGCGATCTCCGGCGATGTGTCCTATCGCGGGCAGGATGGCGCCACCGCCCAGGTCGAGGTCGCCATCGATGTCCGGGCAAAGACTGAGGCGGAAGCGGCGGACATCCGCGCGCACTTGAAGCTCTATATCGAAAGCGAGAACGGATTCCTCGATGTGCGGATGGAAGACACCCGCGAATTCTACGAGTGGTTGCGCGACGAGTACGGCCGGGATTACGCCGCGACCGTCAGCTTCCATGTCACCGGCCCGCGCGGCGCCGAAGGAACGCTCTCGTCGGTGTCGGGCTGGGTGGAGGCAACCGACCTGGCCGGCCCGGTGGAAGCCACCTCGGTCTCGGGGGATGTGACGGTGACGGGAGTGCAGAAGACCGTGCGCGCATCCTCAACGTCGGGCAATGTCGATGTGCGCCGCGCCGGAGAGGCGGTGTTCGCCGAATCGGTGTCCGGCGATGTCGGCGTGGCCGATTGCGGCGGCGACCTCGATTTGGAGTCGACTTCGGGTTCGGTCAAAGCGCGGGGCGCGGGAGGGACGGTCACCGCGCAGACGGTCTCCGGCGACATCGAAGTCATGGAGGCGTCGTTGGATGTCGACGCCGAATCGATCTCCGGCATGATCTGGGTCGAAACGCAGGACGGCGAAGTGCGCGCCTCGACCACCTCGGGAGACATCACGATTTCCTCGCCGACCGACGGCGACATCGATGTGCAATCGGTCAGCGGCTCGGTGCGTCTGTCCATCGAGCCGAAGGCCTTTGGCGACGTGAGTCTCTCGTCGCCGTCGGGCGAAATTGACACGGCCGTGCCGATGCAGGTCTCGCACAAGACGCGGCGGCGGTTGGAGGGGCGGCTCGGCGACGGCACTGCGGTGTTGCGTGTGAGCACCAACTCTGGCGACATTACTATCAGCGCGCTCTGACGCGGGATCACCGGATGACCATCACGACCGCCATACGCCGATTCGCCGGGGCTGCCTTGCTGGCCGTTGCCCTGACGGCCACGGCGGTGGCGATCGACGATTCGGTCGTGGCGCCGGTGCCCGTGATCCCCGACGTGCCCAAGGTGCGGATTCTGCGCAACGAAGGGGAGCCGACGCGGGTCCTGGTGGAAACGCAGGTGCTGCAGAGGATCCAGCTGCCCGACGATTCCATCTACGCCAAAGAAATCCGCATCGACTTCGGCGGCATCCGGCTGGTGACCCGCGAGGGCGAGGAGATCGTTCTTCCGGCGATACCCATTGCGCCAGTGCCACCGATCACGGTTTCCGATTTCCCTGATTCGCTGGACTTCGAACTGGTCCTGCCCGGCGGCGGATCGGTGATTCACGTTGAGCGCGATGGACGCGCCGATCAGATCACGCAGATCGCCAGCAACATCACCGTCCGGGCCGATGAAGTGCTGCGCGGCGACGTCATCTGCATCTTCTGCGATATCGACGTGGCCGGCACGGTCACCGGGTCGGCGGTGTCGGTCTTCGGTGATGTCAACGTCGAGGGGCTGGTCGGGCAGGAAGTGGTCGCGCCGTTCGGCCAGGCGCGCATTGCCGCCAACGGCCAGGTGCGCGATGATGTCGTCGCATCCAAAATCGTGCGCGAACCGGGCGGCCGCATCGACGGCACCCGGCAGGAGGTCTTCCCCAACATCTTCGGCGGCGACGACGGCCTCTCCGCGATGGTGTCGCGGCACACGATCACGATCGTCGTGGTGCTGAAGATCCTTTTCTGGTTCTTCCTGGTGCTTTTGGCGCACGCGCTGGCGGCGCGCAACATCGTCAAGGTCAAGGCGCGGATACAGACATCGTATTTCAAGTCGTTCATGATCGGCGTGCTCGCGCAGATCCTGCTGTTGCCCGTCTTCCTCCTGCTTTTGGTCACGATCATTGGCATTCCGATCGCGCTGTTTGTCCTGCCGCTCATGCTGTTTGCCGGGCTGGTCCTGGCGCAGGCGGCGGTCGGGCAGTTGGTGGGTGACAAGATCGCGGAGAACACCACGCTGGCGTTGCACTCGTCGCTGTCGCGCACGATGTTCGGAGTGGCGGCGCTGCAGGTGTTCGCCTACCTCACGATCATTTTCATCTGGCCGGCCGGGCACGGCAGTTCCGGCGGCGCGTTCCGCCTGATCACGCTCATCATGTTCCTGCTCTCGGCGATTCTCGGGTACGTCGTGATGACGCTGGGCACCGGCGCGGTGATCCTGACACGGTTCGGGACACGTCCGAAGGAAGCGCCGGCGGCCGAGATTACTCCCCTGCCCGAAGCGCCAATCCCGCCCGATCCGGCAGTCACGCCCCTGCCGTTTGCGCCGCGCCGTCCCGACACACCCGGCCCCGACCCGCTGCGAACGTAGCGTTCGATCCCATCCCGCTGAGCCACGGCGGGTCGGTCCTGACGCAAGGAGCGCGTCAGGACCGCCCGTCCCTACGTATGGCATCGGAATAACCGCTTCCCTTGTGTGTATTCAGGCTGCAATCTCACGGCGGAGGAGCAATTGCCACACGTCGTAGCGAGGGTAGTCCCGTTTGTCGTCGCACTTTTCGCGTTGGTCGAAAGCGCTTGCGATGATAAACCCACACCTCCACACGTCTACTCGCCATACCCTCAGCAACTGTATGATCTGAGTGCAGACTCGCATTACGTTTACTTCCGCGATGATGGAACCGCATTCGGCCGTCCCGCGGGGATCTACCGTTTTCCACTGGACGGAAAACCGGTGGTCGAGCCGGTGGTCGTTCATCCGTCTGCTTACTTTCCCCGAATTAGCCCCAGTGGAAGACGATTGGCGTTCGTGGACCTGGCAAGCGCACTGATCATACGTGACATCGCGGAAGAACAAGACTCCGTTATCCTCCGGGCAGACATCGTCGATATCGACTGGTACAACGAAGACACACTCATCTGCGGGGTCTACCACGGGCAGGTGATTTTGGTCGAGATCACAACAGGCAGAACGAACGTCATTTGGAGTGGAAATGGCTGGCAGACAACCGTCGCCGAGCAGGGCCGTGTTGCAATGATCGAATACTACGCGGAAACTGCCATCGTGGATTCCTCCGCGGTTGTCACGTCGGACGTCGGCGGAAGCCCTGCGCAACTCTTGACGATCTTTCGCAAAGAGTATTGTGCAGCCCCGGAGTTATCCAGAGGAGGGGATAGGATCGTATTGATACGAGACTTTCTGTTCGATCCGCGACTAGCGCTTGTCACAGTTCCGGGTGGCATCGTGACTGATGCGTTAGCCCTGCACACAGCAGATCCATATTACCTCGATGACCACCTGATCATTTACGTACACCTCGGGGACAAGAGCGTAGGGGGGACGGACCAGATCTGGATCATGAACGATGATGGCTCCGGAATGCGGCGCCTGCTACCCAACGAGGCGTCAGGTTCGATGACATCAGCGGAATCTCCATTGGGAAGGCATTAGCGAGCAGGCTCAGCGGAAGCCTCGCCCTCCCGTACGGCATTGGGGCCGGGCAGGCTATTCGCCCTGCGGCTATACGAGCACCACTGCATGAAAACCGAAAGGCCCCGTTCGATTGGAACGGGGCCCCTCTTTGCCGATATTCTGTTTTGACCGGACCGCCGTTCAATCCAGATACGCGCGCAGCGATTTGCAGCGCGACGCATGCCGCAGGCGGCGGATCGCCTTCTCTTTGATCTGGCGCACCCGCTCACGGGTGAGATTGAAGCGCACGCCGATCTCCTCCAGCGTCAGCGCCTTCTCGTGCGACAGACCAAAGTACAGGTTGATCACCTCGGCTTCACGCGGGGTCA
This bacterium DNA region includes the following protein-coding sequences:
- a CDS encoding inorganic phosphate transporter; translated protein: MDPVLIVVILLILAAEFVNGWTDAPNAIATVVSTRVMSRGSAVAMAVVFNVIGVFSGTAVAATIGKGIVDSGAINLPTIGAALLGIIIWSSVAARFGMPTSESHALVAGLAGASLAVAGPEALLWEGWRKVLIGLFLSGVVGFLFAFFFTRLVRRAVASSPPSSTGKSFRRWQIITAAFMAFNHGSNDGQKFIGVFALVLLLGGVTSTFQVPIWVVLVCALVMGLGTSVGGWKIIQEMGMKMVDLRPWQGFCAQVAAGGTIFFASRFGIPLSTTHTIITSMMGVAASRKLRHVRWDIAGHVALAWVLTFPICGAIAYVAAYIVKRFFG
- a CDS encoding EutN/CcmL family microcompartment protein produces the protein MDIMTVIGTVVASQKVPQLQGYKLLLVADAEERDARAAATVAIDTVGAGEGERVIVVRGSSARAAAGLAEAPVDAVIVGIVDQVDRDGQVIFRK
- a CDS encoding sigma-70 family RNA polymerase sigma factor encodes the protein MAESDEQLIKDALAGDQRAYKELLARHRQSIFHVIFKIVRSNEEAADLVQETFMKAFGSLASYRFEYRFSTWLYKIAANNAIDHLRKKRIEALSLDRPVQTKDGEVALEIPDWSQNPEEDLYRKRRAVTIGDAIDALPAKYREVIVLRHQQDRSYEEIAEQLHIPVGTVKARIFRARELLKKKLKGIV
- a CDS encoding DUF4097 family beta strand repeat-containing protein; amino-acid sequence: MTRPVLAGATLTVALALGVTASARTLETFKHSETRTLDVGTAPHVVIEAISGDVSYRGQDGATAQVEVAIDVRAKTEAEAADIRAHLKLYIESENGFLDVRMEDTREFYEWLRDEYGRDYAATVSFHVTGPRGAEGTLSSVSGWVEATDLAGPVEATSVSGDVTVTGVQKTVRASSTSGNVDVRRAGEAVFAESVSGDVGVADCGGDLDLESTSGSVKARGAGGTVTAQTVSGDIEVMEASLDVDAESISGMIWVETQDGEVRASTTSGDITISSPTDGDIDVQSVSGSVRLSIEPKAFGDVSLSSPSGEIDTAVPMQVSHKTRRRLEGRLGDGTAVLRVSTNSGDITISAL
- a CDS encoding DUF47 family protein, with protein sequence MLFGETRDDRIQDLFEKHIRNTAACADELHSLFLNISKGREYVATVAAKVIEMEHAGDDFKEHIHLIVDKTFITRLHKDDIDKLVHELDRVIDQIKKVVIYVKAYHIVEGRSEAIEFCKLIVEMCRELIGIIAGMAKPDVLRLRERVSRIEALEEDGDRLLTDSLATVFVHEHDAKAILVWQSIFEKLEDVTDSCHHVATLAMSIARKES